One Microcoleus sp. AS-A8 DNA window includes the following coding sequences:
- a CDS encoding ATP-binding cassette domain-containing protein: MPQQPYVLADGLTYELPPDRTLFKNVQLSLAVGERVALVGANGVGKSTLLQILAGQIEPSTGSVWRNASIYSLPQISTIRQQIKADTVQNFLFSISDEWWKISDILETQFNTMLDLSNAIASLSGGELTKLFLAIGLSQQPNVLLLDEPTNHMDYLALEELSQFLKQFDGAFVIVSHKPFFLDRVVDTTWELTPNGVSVYGGNFSLYREQKQAELEARLRSHEVAKKEFKRAKAAAMQEQQRAAQSRRNGRQKFLSGSIDKMAAGGLRRKAEVTAGKLKQKHEAAISDADQKVVETKVRTNKATSIQLEQTSQKHKNLIEIQGANLWVANRLLIENIKFHLASGERVAIAGANGSGKSSLAKAILNREGTHAFLESGEVSVSRTMNVVYLDQTYELVNRDFTIVENIQAANPDLEYQLIRQQLGHFLFFNDDVYKSASVLSGGELARLALAMLGISKIDLLILDEPTNNLDIPTVEQMVQAVNEYHGGLWVISHDLDFLSRIQITNSYCLRDRMLQRTNYLPDETAEYYEELVNHLHQV; this comes from the coding sequence ATGCCACAACAGCCCTATGTGTTGGCTGACGGCTTGACGTATGAACTTCCGCCCGATCGCACGCTATTCAAAAATGTGCAATTAAGCCTTGCTGTAGGCGAGCGCGTGGCGCTTGTCGGTGCGAATGGAGTTGGTAAATCGACGCTGCTGCAAATTCTGGCAGGACAAATCGAGCCTAGTACCGGTTCTGTTTGGCGCAATGCATCGATCTACTCTTTACCTCAAATCAGCACGATTCGACAGCAAATCAAAGCGGATACGGTGCAAAATTTCCTTTTTTCCATCTCTGATGAGTGGTGGAAAATTAGCGATATTCTGGAGACGCAGTTCAACACAATGCTGGATTTGTCTAATGCGATCGCTTCTTTAAGCGGTGGCGAACTAACGAAGCTATTTTTAGCGATCGGTTTGTCCCAACAACCCAATGTCCTGCTGCTGGATGAACCGACTAATCATATGGATTATCTGGCACTGGAGGAACTGTCGCAATTTCTCAAGCAGTTCGATGGTGCGTTTGTGATTGTTTCTCACAAGCCTTTCTTTCTCGATCGCGTTGTTGATACGACTTGGGAACTGACGCCTAATGGAGTGAGTGTATACGGTGGGAATTTCTCATTATATCGAGAGCAGAAACAGGCAGAATTAGAGGCAAGATTGCGCTCGCACGAAGTTGCTAAAAAAGAGTTCAAACGTGCCAAAGCTGCTGCCATGCAAGAGCAGCAACGCGCCGCCCAATCTCGGAGAAATGGTCGCCAAAAATTTTTGAGTGGCAGTATTGACAAAATGGCAGCCGGAGGATTAAGGCGAAAAGCTGAAGTGACGGCTGGAAAACTGAAGCAGAAACATGAGGCAGCTATTTCAGATGCCGATCAAAAAGTGGTCGAGACGAAAGTTAGAACGAATAAAGCAACAAGTATTCAGCTTGAACAAACTAGTCAAAAGCACAAAAATCTAATTGAAATTCAGGGGGCGAATCTCTGGGTTGCTAATCGCCTGTTGATCGAGAACATTAAGTTTCATCTGGCTTCTGGGGAGCGAGTTGCGATCGCTGGGGCAAATGGTTCCGGTAAATCTAGCTTGGCAAAAGCAATTCTCAACAGGGAAGGAACACACGCCTTTCTGGAATCGGGTGAGGTATCGGTTTCTCGAACTATGAATGTCGTGTATCTCGATCAAACCTATGAATTGGTGAATCGAGATTTCACAATTGTAGAGAATATACAAGCCGCAAATCCAGACCTAGAGTATCAACTTATCCGACAGCAGCTTGGACATTTTCTCTTCTTCAATGATGATGTTTATAAATCGGCATCGGTGTTGAGTGGAGGGGAATTAGCGAGATTGGCACTAGCAATGCTGGGAATTTCCAAAATTGATTTGCTGATTCTGGATGAACCGACGAACAATCTGGATATTCCCACAGTGGAGCAGATGGTGCAAGCGGTGAATGAATATCACGGTGGACTTTGGGTAATTTCCCACGATTTAGATTTTCTCAGCCGTATTCAGATTACGAATTCATATTGCTTGCGCGATCGAATGCTGCAAAGAACAAATTATTTACCGGATGAAACGGCAGAATATTACGAGGAATTAGTGAATCACCTGCATCAGGTTTGA
- a CDS encoding CHAT domain-containing protein codes for MAALISIVITVYNRERYLKAAIESVLSQTLGDFELLVWDDGSSDRSLRIAQEYACKDSRVRVVAAEHQGRVRSLKDAIAQTTGTYLGLVDSDDLLAPTTLYETARVLNAQPDVGLVYSDYLVIDANGTVAGYGTRCQIPYSKEGLLRKFMTFHFRLMRRSAFEQAGGIDDSLQAAEDYDLCLRLSEVTKVRRVQKPLYYYRNHLENITHQQQIELSVGAREAVARALERRGLTIPCTVPIGQFSWNPGESLVGTKKGNRTTQLLSLGFTRQGFSRRISPLLVTLSLMGAIALKPAQAQLITPASDGTGTVVTPNDNRFDITGGTTSGANLFHSFTQFGVEQNQTANFISNPSIQNILGRVNGGNPSIINGLIQVTGGNSNLFLMNPAGILFGPGASLNVPASFTATTATGIGFNNGWFNAFGSNDYSQLVGTPSLFAFNSSNTGDLVNQGQLAVGAGQNLALVGSTVVNQGTLTSPGGNITIAAVPEQNLLRISQEGSLLSLEIQPIGAPNSGTLPSNFSPLSLPELLTGGSQPATAMVSGTIDTSSTQTGGNVQVVANNIKLSSANINASGTNGGGTVRIGGDYQGKGNLPNASRTVVSSDSAIAADSLLDGNGGRVIIWSDNNTSFSGQISVRGGSRSGDGGFVEISSKNSLNYAGKVDALAPFGNAGTLLLDPTNIEIVATGGNATLDNVNNFDDPDLPGGTRVDVTVLNNATANVILQATNNIIFSAEVSITRPNIGITAQAGNNITVNQPITTNGGNLVFRANDNTANTATGAGRVFINAPIDTNGGNFSSSGVNFTSTGFDINTNGFFGSNSGAINITSSDSINTGNLNSSALNPEGSATAGDVELTAGGSITTGILNSSASAAFGAATAGRVQLTAGGSITTGALNSSASADAGATAGRVQLTAINNITTGAINTSGSGSGSGRISSGGAVTLNSTGGSIQTDAIDSFFNGSNAYGSEGGLVNLTALGDITTGAINASSLNSSGGSIGGAISRAGSVNLSGRNITFDSIFTQGFSSATDGPMNVRGGDVQIVANGVVRGTGTISAIFNDFVPPGTTLSTQTTGPGIPQLSSVSIQHDGGPNNVDFTVGAGSPVNGIVGSIIANTNTLTTGSFPVLANGGTAAGTGNGITLISVNTPPTLTANTQLVGTQPNQPVTFRFGDLNPVEGDVNNDNTTVQITSITGTLTRNGVPLTAGDIVAADDILVYTPPANTTGQVVAFTIRSSDRVSFSTPQQIGINVTPTPTPTPTITPPPTPTPTPTPTPTPTPTPTPILGNPLPEQISPPQPLLTVTLPPVEIDPVVAQIERSLTNQFKEYLGLPIEIPIRSLDQEREILNQIERATGIKPAMVYVTFVPPTLGATSAGTPRPENPLPQDSDELELVVVTAKEPPIRKRVIGATRAQVLKRAGEFRSKVTDSRNRSGYLAPSQQLYQWLMAPLEPSLQERQINNLVFLMDTGLRSLPVAALHDGKGFLIERYSVGLMPSLSLTDTLYKDIKNAQVLAMGAKTFKDQNPLPAVPTEVSAIAGRLWQGKSFLDSGFTLGNLKAARQQQPFGIIHLATHGDFKPGAPSNSYIQLWGDQKLRLDQMRQLGWNNPPVELLVLSACRTALGDQQAELGFAGFAVLAGVKSAMASLWYVSDQGTLGLMTDFYQQLNSAPIKAEALRQAQLSMIKGEVRLEDGKLRTPSVEIPLPPELVELGNQTLEHPYYWSAFTMIGNPW; via the coding sequence ATGGCAGCACTAATTTCCATTGTGATAACGGTGTATAACCGAGAGCGTTACCTTAAGGCTGCAATTGAGAGTGTTCTCTCACAAACGCTAGGAGATTTTGAGCTATTGGTGTGGGATGATGGCTCTAGCGATCGCTCCCTTAGGATTGCCCAGGAATATGCCTGCAAGGACAGCCGTGTCCGGGTGGTGGCGGCAGAACATCAAGGACGAGTGCGATCGCTCAAAGATGCGATCGCGCAAACGACAGGAACCTACCTCGGTCTAGTAGACAGCGATGACTTACTAGCACCCACAACGCTCTACGAAACAGCCCGTGTACTCAATGCCCAGCCAGACGTAGGCTTAGTCTACAGCGATTATTTGGTTATTGATGCCAACGGCACCGTTGCAGGTTACGGAACTCGCTGCCAAATTCCGTATTCCAAGGAAGGACTGTTACGTAAGTTCATGACCTTCCACTTTCGATTGATGCGCCGTTCGGCCTTCGAGCAAGCAGGCGGTATTGACGACTCTTTACAAGCTGCGGAAGATTACGACTTGTGCCTGCGGCTTTCTGAGGTGACGAAAGTAAGGCGTGTGCAAAAGCCACTGTACTACTACCGCAATCACCTAGAGAACATCACTCACCAACAGCAAATCGAACTCAGCGTTGGTGCGCGTGAGGCAGTAGCACGGGCACTTGAACGCCGAGGACTCACTATTCCATGCACAGTACCCATTGGTCAGTTCTCCTGGAATCCTGGGGAGAGCTTAGTTGGGACAAAAAAGGGTAACAGAACAACCCAATTGCTGAGTCTGGGCTTTACCAGACAAGGCTTTTCCAGAAGAATCAGTCCGCTACTCGTCACTCTTTCCTTAATGGGAGCGATCGCACTCAAGCCAGCACAAGCACAACTCATTACCCCAGCTTCTGATGGAACTGGCACCGTCGTCACCCCCAATGATAACCGTTTCGACATCACGGGGGGAACAACGAGTGGTGCCAATCTGTTTCACAGCTTTACTCAATTTGGCGTCGAGCAAAACCAGACTGCTAACTTTATCTCAAATCCTTCGATTCAAAACATCCTCGGGCGCGTTAACGGTGGAAATCCCTCAATTATCAATGGTCTGATTCAAGTGACGGGGGGGAATTCCAATCTCTTTTTAATGAACCCAGCTGGCATTCTTTTCGGCCCAGGAGCCAGCTTAAACGTACCCGCTTCATTCACGGCGACGACAGCAACTGGCATTGGTTTTAACAATGGGTGGTTTAATGCCTTTGGCTCGAATGACTATAGCCAATTAGTTGGCACGCCTAGCTTGTTTGCTTTCAATAGCAGCAATACAGGTGACTTGGTTAATCAGGGGCAATTAGCGGTGGGTGCCGGGCAGAATCTTGCACTTGTGGGCAGTACTGTTGTTAACCAGGGGACTCTGACCTCACCTGGGGGTAATATCACGATCGCAGCAGTACCCGAACAGAACTTACTTCGCATCTCTCAAGAAGGAAGTCTTTTGAGTTTGGAGATTCAGCCGATAGGGGCACCAAACTCCGGGACTCTACCGAGTAACTTTTCACCGTTATCCCTACCTGAGTTACTCACGGGCGGTTCTCAACCTGCTACGGCAATGGTTTCCGGCACGATTGACACCTCTTCAACGCAAACCGGTGGCAATGTACAGGTTGTGGCGAACAACATCAAGCTTTCGAGCGCAAACATCAATGCATCTGGCACGAATGGGGGTGGGACAGTACGGATTGGGGGTGATTATCAAGGCAAGGGTAATCTACCCAATGCGTCTCGTACCGTTGTGAGTAGTGACTCTGCGATCGCAGCCGATAGTCTCTTAGATGGCAATGGCGGTCGAGTCATTATTTGGTCTGATAATAACACCAGCTTCTCTGGTCAGATTAGTGTTCGTGGCGGTTCTAGAAGTGGTGATGGTGGCTTTGTTGAGATATCGAGTAAAAACTCTTTAAACTATGCAGGAAAGGTCGATGCTCTAGCCCCTTTTGGGAATGCCGGGACGCTATTACTTGACCCAACCAACATCGAAATCGTAGCCACAGGTGGTAATGCAACATTAGATAATGTCAATAACTTTGATGACCCTGATCTCCCTGGCGGTACGCGAGTAGATGTCACCGTTCTTAATAATGCAACGGCTAACGTCATCCTGCAAGCAACTAATAACATTATCTTTAGTGCGGAAGTCAGCATTACTAGACCCAATATTGGAATCACCGCCCAAGCTGGCAACAATATTACAGTCAACCAACCCATCACCACAAATGGCGGTAATCTTGTCTTCAGAGCGAATGATAATACTGCCAACACAGCAACGGGTGCGGGCAGAGTATTCATTAATGCACCCATTGATACAAATGGAGGTAACTTTAGCAGTAGTGGTGTTAACTTCACAAGTACTGGATTTGATATCAATACAAACGGATTCTTCGGTAGTAATAGTGGAGCTATCAACATCACCAGCAGTGATTCTATTAATACGGGAAATCTTAATTCCTCTGCATTAAATCCTGAAGGTTCTGCTACAGCTGGTGATGTAGAGCTAACAGCTGGAGGCAGTATCACAACGGGTATACTTAATTCTTCTGCATCTGCTGCTTTTGGTGCGGCTACAGCGGGTCGCGTACAGCTAACAGCTGGAGGTAGTATCACAACGGGCGCACTTAATTCTTCTGCATCTGCTGATGCTGGGGCTACAGCGGGTCGCGTACAGCTAACAGCTATAAACAATATCACAACGGGTGCTATTAATACTTCAGGTTCTGGTTCTGGCTCCGGAAGAATCTCTTCAGGGGGAGCGGTTACCTTAAATAGTACTGGAGGAAGTATCCAAACGGATGCCATTGATTCCTTTTTTAACGGCAGCAACGCTTACGGTTCAGAAGGAGGTTTAGTTAACTTAACGGCGCTTGGTGATATCACAACGGGTGCGATTAATGCTTCTTCTTTAAACTCTTCTGGAGGAAGTATTGGAGGGGCAATATCTAGAGCGGGTTCGGTTAATTTAAGTGGACGAAACATCACATTTGACAGCATATTCACCCAAGGTTTTTCTAGTGCAACTGACGGGCCGATGAATGTCAGAGGTGGTGATGTCCAAATTGTTGCGAACGGAGTTGTCAGAGGAACTGGAACAATTAGTGCTATTTTTAATGATTTTGTTCCTCCCGGCACTACCCTATCAACCCAAACAACTGGCCCAGGAATTCCTCAGTTAAGCTCCGTTTCAATTCAACACGATGGCGGACCGAATAACGTTGACTTTACGGTGGGGGCAGGGTCGCCTGTCAATGGTATAGTTGGCTCGATTATTGCTAACACCAACACACTAACAACAGGCTCATTTCCAGTCTTAGCCAATGGTGGTACTGCTGCCGGAACTGGGAACGGAATTACGCTGATTTCCGTTAACACTCCACCCACTCTGACCGCAAACACTCAACTTGTGGGAACACAACCCAATCAACCTGTTACCTTCAGGTTTGGGGATTTAAATCCGGTTGAGGGTGATGTTAATAACGATAACACTACGGTTCAAATTACCTCGATTACAGGAACCTTAACGAGAAATGGTGTACCACTAACAGCAGGAGACATTGTTGCAGCTGATGATATTTTGGTTTACACCCCGCCTGCAAATACTACGGGTCAGGTTGTTGCCTTTACGATTAGATCGAGCGATCGCGTTTCCTTCTCCACTCCGCAACAGATAGGAATCAACGTTACTCCCACGCCAACCCCAACCCCAACCATCACCCCACCTCCAACACCAACCCCAACACCAACCCCAACACCAACCCCAACACCAACACCAACCCCAATACTAGGAAATCCGCTTCCAGAGCAAATTTCCCCACCACAACCGTTGCTAACGGTAACCCTACCCCCGGTTGAAATTGACCCAGTTGTGGCACAAATCGAAAGATCCTTAACCAATCAATTCAAGGAGTATTTAGGGTTACCGATTGAAATACCGATTAGATCCCTCGATCAAGAACGTGAGATTCTCAACCAAATCGAGAGGGCAACGGGGATTAAGCCAGCGATGGTTTATGTGACATTTGTACCCCCAACTCTGGGCGCGACTTCAGCCGGTACCCCACGCCCAGAAAATCCTCTCCCCCAAGACAGCGACGAACTGGAACTGGTTGTTGTGACAGCCAAAGAGCCACCCATTCGCAAACGGGTAATCGGTGCAACCAGGGCGCAAGTCCTGAAAAGGGCTGGAGAATTCCGCAGCAAAGTGACCGATTCCAGAAACCGTAGTGGCTACCTCGCTCCAAGTCAACAATTGTACCAGTGGTTAATGGCTCCCTTAGAGCCGAGTTTACAAGAACGACAAATTAACAATCTGGTGTTCCTGATGGATACTGGCTTACGTTCTTTGCCGGTTGCCGCGCTCCACGACGGGAAAGGATTTTTGATTGAGCGCTATAGTGTCGGCTTGATGCCGAGTCTCAGCCTCACCGATACCCTGTACAAAGACATCAAAAATGCCCAGGTTCTGGCGATGGGAGCCAAGACATTTAAAGACCAAAACCCCTTACCCGCCGTACCCACGGAAGTGTCAGCGATCGCCGGGAGGTTATGGCAAGGCAAGTCTTTCCTCGATAGTGGCTTTACCCTGGGTAATTTAAAGGCGGCACGACAGCAACAACCGTTTGGCATTATCCACCTAGCGACTCATGGCGATTTCAAACCGGGCGCTCCGAGTAACTCCTATATTCAATTGTGGGGTGACCAAAAATTGCGCCTCGACCAAATGCGGCAACTCGGTTGGAATAACCCACCCGTAGAGCTTTTAGTTCTGAGTGCTTGTCGCACGGCTTTGGGAGATCAGCAGGCGGAGTTGGGTTTTGCAGGGTTTGCGGTATTGGCAGGGGTTAAGTCAGCGATGGCAAGTCTGTGGTACGTTAGCGACCAAGGGACATTGGGGTTGATGACGGACTTTTACCAGCAGTTGAACAGTGCCCCAATTAAAGCGGAAGCGCTGAGGCAGGCTCAATTGTCGATGATTAAAGGAGAGGTGCGCTTGGAGGATGGTAAACTCCGTACTCCTAGTGTGGAGATTCCCTTGCCGCCAGAGTTGGTGGAACTGGGAAATCAAACGTTGGAGCATCCCTATTATTGGTCTGCTTTCACGATGATTGGCAATCCTTGGTAA